The following coding sequences lie in one Arachis ipaensis cultivar K30076 chromosome B03, Araip1.1, whole genome shotgun sequence genomic window:
- the LOC107633445 gene encoding uncharacterized protein LOC107633445, producing the protein MLAGLESLPEAYQQRIVSMMEQVSWVNSSIRMALHGCYCHHIKLTNHRRTPNSFSFSSSISNPKFPKNKRGQRDSSENDAYPRFLVVMRQTELPASNSKYGTNGKVVRMVPSSEVVKRSTLSYNKVKTVNGAKQNVNGVATIVKRDVNPPLTKAVKSRTSEELPPLEELKVLPSGEGFSWANENYSSWQRSIDVWSFVLSLRIRVLLDNAKWAYIRGFTEDKQVGSYTSLISAARKPILTFLQHSDSDIRLFYLCLFFADWNLFGYIFI; encoded by the exons ATGTTAGCTGGTTTGGAATCACTTCCAGAAGCTTATCAGCAAAGAATAGTGTCCATGATGGAACAAGTTAGCTG GGTTAATTCATCAATAAGAATGGCTTTGCATGGTTGCTATTGTCACCATATAAAGTTGACAAATCATAGAAGAACACCAAACTCCTTCAGCTTCTCATCCTCCATTTCGAATCCCAAGTTTCCAAAGAATAAAAGGGGACAGCGTGATTCATCAGAGAATGATGCATATCCCAGGTTCCTGGTTGTAATGCGTCAGACAGAATTGCCTGCATCAAATTCAAAGTATGGTACCAATGGAAAAGTTGTTAGAATGGTACCCTCAAGTGAGGTAGTGAAGAGAAGCACACTGTCATATAATAAGGTGAAGACAGTGAATGGTGCAAAACAAAATGTTAATGGAGTAGCAACTATTGTAAAAAGAGATGTTAACCCCCCCTTGACCAAGGCAGTGAAATCAAGAACCTCTGAAGAACTTCCACCGCTGGAGGAGCTCAAGGTTTTGCCCTCGGGCGAAGGCTTCAGTTGGGCTAATGAGAATTACAGTTCTTGGCAGAGATCTATTGATGTTTGGTCTTTTGTGCTTTCTTTGCGTATTCGGGTTCTATTGGACAATGCAAAATGGGCATATATTAGAGGCTTCACAGAAGATAAACAGGTTGGTTCTTACACTTCATTAATTAGTGCTGCTAGAAAACCAATTTTAACTTTCTTGCAGCACTCAGATTCAGACATAAGACTGTTTTACTTGTGTTTGTTTTTTGCTGATTGGAATTTGTTTGGTTacatttttatttag